A region from the Caldicellulosiruptor naganoensis genome encodes:
- the cas8a1 gene encoding type I-B CRISPR-associated protein Cas8b1/Cst1, whose translation MIKIYLNDWFYNIGIIGLIRVFKFLNLPINIKDNYVEFDEKYLDDLPQGYFDYFKNDYQTRPDYKWTSEEDFLKDFKRDLSNNFIGQASFANVSARCITLQDHVEYFKNVHIEPLKVLLFAWQNGFNLKNKNDIDLIFSAYQQHKNYKLNSKTIKTFKDAKNFDFCIFCGMPAIGEQFDETSFLPLALSHDVAFNFSWNGQKSMPICKLCSLLFLFAPAGVSEISYQWYLPSGDKREEKLKVFINLDTTVGELLSINDSLKNKRLSRDNLFRSLVVDISRYLKNKAVWTLQSILVVEFNAVYREKNAITKKSKVYYFGFPRYLAEFFTKSPFSSDLRKFDDFNFRDCIVDRILKNQNLDELIYEKLFRIVRGKDDIQLMKDVFLAVKIKCILEDYKGLNEKSFPKKGDEMMIYGKLKEVYNCGVEIASYYEGKEQANKLPSVAYKLLNASKTGDYKLVMDTIIRVFMNAEKPIPPVFLEIFNPFNVDPDSIVQAFVAGLISKEGKIQEKINEEEVSDE comes from the coding sequence TTGATAAAAATTTACTTAAATGACTGGTTTTATAACATAGGGATTATTGGGTTAATAAGAGTTTTTAAGTTTTTAAATCTTCCAATAAACATTAAAGATAACTATGTTGAGTTTGACGAAAAGTATCTTGACGATCTACCTCAAGGTTATTTTGATTATTTTAAAAATGATTATCAAACACGACCGGACTATAAGTGGACTTCAGAAGAAGACTTTTTGAAAGATTTTAAAAGAGATTTAAGCAACAACTTTATTGGGCAGGCTTCCTTTGCTAATGTTTCTGCCCGCTGTATAACGCTTCAGGACCATGTAGAATACTTTAAAAACGTTCACATTGAGCCTCTTAAAGTTCTTTTGTTTGCTTGGCAAAATGGCTTTAACCTTAAAAACAAAAATGACATTGATTTAATTTTCAGTGCTTACCAGCAGCACAAAAACTATAAGTTAAATTCTAAAACTATAAAAACTTTCAAAGATGCTAAGAATTTTGACTTTTGTATTTTTTGTGGGATGCCTGCAATCGGTGAGCAATTTGATGAAACAAGTTTTTTGCCGTTAGCTTTGAGCCATGATGTGGCATTTAACTTTTCTTGGAATGGGCAGAAGAGTATGCCTATTTGTAAACTTTGTTCTCTTCTCTTTTTATTTGCTCCAGCTGGTGTGTCTGAGATAAGTTACCAATGGTACTTGCCGAGTGGAGACAAAAGAGAGGAGAAGTTAAAGGTATTTATCAATTTGGATACAACAGTTGGTGAATTGTTATCAATTAATGATTCACTGAAAAATAAAAGGTTATCACGAGATAATCTTTTTAGAAGTCTTGTTGTAGATATTTCACGATACTTGAAAAACAAAGCAGTGTGGACATTGCAAAGCATATTAGTGGTGGAGTTCAATGCAGTATATAGAGAGAAAAATGCTATTACCAAAAAAAGCAAAGTTTATTACTTTGGGTTTCCAAGATATTTAGCAGAGTTTTTCACAAAATCTCCTTTTAGCAGTGATTTGAGAAAATTCGATGATTTCAATTTCAGGGATTGTATTGTTGACAGAATTTTAAAAAATCAAAACTTAGATGAGCTCATTTATGAAAAATTGTTTCGAATTGTCAGAGGAAAAGATGATATTCAGCTGATGAAAGACGTTTTTTTGGCTGTTAAGATTAAGTGCATTCTTGAGGATTATAAAGGCTTAAATGAAAAATCCTTTCCAAAAAAAGGAGATGAAATGATGATTTATGGAAAGTTAAAAGAGGTATATAACTGTGGTGTCGAGATAGCAAGTTATTATGAGGGAAAAGAACAGGCAAATAAGTTACCTTCTGTGGCTTATAAGTTACTTAATGCATCAAAAACAGGTGATTATAAATTAGTAATGGACACTATAATAAGAGTTTTTATGAACGCCGAAAAACCTATACCGCCTGTTTTTCTTGAGATATTCAATCCATTTAATGTCGACCCAGATTCTATAGTTCAGGCGTTTGTA
- the cas6 gene encoding CRISPR-associated endoribonuclease Cas6, with the protein MRAKFIFEVHNIQQETKELPVYYRTLFMGFLKKALSLYNEDYFNKLYCWEDKKNKWQKPFVFAVNLPNMNFLNDKVLFKGDIVLNISTSDYEFFVNIYNSLVNHKLYPHKLSDSCLEITLKKMYLVREPEQFSSTMTFETFSPVLIEKKEGDDKVPVLPYDKGFEEILNDVIDFQIRNIRILRGQNMGLHKKISFKPINIKKTVVKHKISEFKKNTGKEIMYLTGFSGIFELSGHPDDLKEIYLNGLGFRRGQGFGFIEVAK; encoded by the coding sequence ATGAGAGCAAAATTTATTTTTGAAGTTCACAATATCCAGCAGGAGACCAAGGAACTTCCTGTTTATTACAGAACACTTTTTATGGGTTTTTTAAAGAAAGCATTATCTTTGTACAATGAAGATTATTTCAATAAGCTTTACTGTTGGGAGGATAAGAAGAATAAATGGCAGAAGCCTTTTGTTTTTGCAGTAAATTTACCAAATATGAATTTTTTAAACGATAAAGTGCTGTTCAAAGGCGATATAGTTTTGAATATTTCGACTTCAGATTATGAGTTTTTTGTAAATATCTACAATAGTCTTGTTAACCACAAATTGTATCCTCATAAACTTTCTGATAGTTGTCTTGAAATAACTCTCAAAAAAATGTATCTTGTCAGAGAACCTGAGCAGTTTTCTTCAACCATGACTTTTGAGACATTTTCCCCAGTACTGATTGAAAAAAAAGAGGGGGATGACAAAGTTCCCGTTTTGCCTTATGATAAAGGGTTTGAAGAGATTCTAAATGATGTAATTGATTTCCAAATAAGAAATATAAGAATTTTACGCGGACAAAATATGGGGCTTCATAAGAAAATTAGTTTTAAACCAATAAATATTAAAAAAACTGTAGTAAAGCACAAGATTTCAGAGTTTAAGAAGAATACTGGCAAAGAGATTATGTATCTTACAGGTTTTTCTGGTATATTTGAACTATCAGGACATCCAGATGATTTAAAAGAGATTTATCTAAACGGTCTTGGCTTTAGGCGTGGACAAGGATTTGGTTTTATTGAGGTGGCAAAGTAA
- a CDS encoding GntR family transcriptional regulator, which translates to MINIVISQTSNQPIYEQIKNQIKQEILRGNLKKGDSLPSIRVLAKELNVSVITTKRAYEELEKEGFIITVPARGTFVADIDKEKLSLFGLQEIENDLKHIVKKAKIFGVDLKNLLEIIERLYRREEDKV; encoded by the coding sequence GTGATAAACATAGTTATATCGCAGACATCTAACCAGCCAATATATGAGCAGATAAAAAATCAGATAAAACAGGAAATTTTAAGAGGAAACCTAAAAAAAGGTGATAGTCTTCCGTCAATCAGAGTTTTGGCAAAAGAGCTGAATGTAAGTGTTATCACAACAAAAAGAGCGTACGAAGAGCTTGAAAAAGAGGGTTTTATAATTACCGTTCCTGCAAGAGGCACATTTGTTGCTGATATTGACAAAGAAAAACTTTCTCTTTTCGGTCTTCAAGAAATTGAAAATGATTTAAAACATATTGTCAAGAAGGCAAAAATTTTTGGAGTTGATCTTAAAAATCTTTTAGAAATAATTGAAAGACTGTACAGAAGAGAGGAAGATAAAGTATGA
- a CDS encoding ABC transporter ATP-binding protein, with the protein MIALMVKNLTKSYKNFRLEIPELTLESGYIMGLLGKNGAGKTTLIKCILDLAKKESGEVFIFEKPFNCDEIEIKQRLGVVLETPILPGQLKPKDVKEIMKSFYKNWDDRLYNKLCDLFEIDQNKKIIHLSKGTVMKLSIALALSIRPDFLILDEPTSGLDPVARNQFVEILQSFVQSEEKAVFYSTHIVSDIENVADFVTIIDNGKIIFSSSHESIEEDYCIVKGPASESNKIPQSIVLSCKKGSFSFEALCKKNEIEKFIEPGFVVEKPSIEKFYVMLVRRDEKDEVLETL; encoded by the coding sequence ATGATTGCTCTGATGGTTAAAAACCTTACAAAATCGTATAAAAACTTTCGTCTTGAAATACCAGAACTTACCTTAGAAAGCGGCTATATCATGGGACTTCTGGGAAAAAACGGTGCCGGAAAAACCACTTTGATAAAGTGTATACTTGACCTTGCAAAAAAGGAAAGTGGAGAGGTTTTCATATTCGAAAAGCCTTTTAATTGTGATGAAATTGAGATAAAACAAAGGCTTGGAGTTGTATTAGAAACTCCAATTTTGCCGGGTCAGTTAAAACCGAAAGATGTAAAAGAGATAATGAAGTCATTTTACAAAAATTGGGATGATAGGCTTTACAACAAGCTCTGTGACCTTTTTGAAATTGACCAGAACAAAAAGATAATTCATCTCTCAAAAGGAACTGTGATGAAACTGTCTATCGCTCTAGCTCTATCTATAAGACCTGACTTTTTGATTTTAGATGAACCAACATCTGGGCTTGACCCTGTTGCAAGGAATCAGTTTGTTGAGATTCTGCAGAGTTTTGTCCAGTCTGAAGAAAAGGCTGTCTTCTACTCAACTCATATAGTCTCTGATATTGAGAATGTTGCAGACTTTGTGACAATCATAGATAATGGCAAAATCATCTTTTCATCATCGCATGAAAGCATTGAAGAGGATTATTGTATAGTAAAAGGACCTGCTTCAGAGAGTAACAAAATCCCACAAAGTATAGTTTTATCTTGTAAAAAAGGTTCATTTTCGTTTGAAGCTCTTTGCAAAAAGAATGAAATTGAAAAGTTTATTGAGCCAGGCTTTGTTGTTGAAAAACCATCAATTGAAAAGTTCTATGTAATGCTTGTGAGAAGGGATGAAAAGGATGAAGTTTTGGAAACTCTATAG
- a CDS encoding ABC transporter ATP-binding protein, with product MIQLIELTKDFGKVRAVDRLSFTINKGEIFGLLGENGAGKTTTLRMLATMIKPTHGTAIIDGLDITKEPEKVRRKIGILFGSESGLYSRLTARENIEYFGLLHDMKKNEIKKRIDELSESFGMQDYIDKPAGTFSKGMKQKVCFLRSIIHNPEVMLFDEPTNSLDVSSAKEVHDFIRLCKQEGRTIIFSSHTMSEVEKLCDRVAIIHKGKLVAIGTIDEIKQRFSGASFEDVFIRLVGDNR from the coding sequence ATGATTCAACTCATTGAACTTACCAAAGACTTTGGAAAAGTCAGGGCGGTTGACAGGCTATCTTTTACCATCAACAAGGGTGAAATCTTTGGGCTTCTTGGCGAAAACGGTGCTGGCAAGACAACAACTCTCAGGATGCTTGCTACAATGATAAAACCCACACATGGCACTGCTATAATTGACGGGCTTGACATCACAAAAGAACCTGAAAAGGTAAGAAGAAAGATAGGAATTCTTTTTGGAAGTGAGAGCGGACTATATAGTAGGCTAACTGCCCGGGAGAACATTGAATATTTTGGGCTCTTACACGATATGAAAAAGAATGAGATTAAAAAGAGGATTGATGAGCTATCTGAAAGCTTTGGAATGCAGGACTATATCGACAAACCTGCCGGAACATTTTCAAAAGGTATGAAGCAGAAGGTGTGCTTTTTAAGGTCAATAATTCACAATCCAGAAGTGATGCTTTTTGATGAGCCGACAAACTCTTTGGATGTATCAAGTGCAAAAGAGGTGCATGACTTTATAAGGCTTTGCAAACAAGAAGGAAGGACTATCATTTTTTCAAGCCACACAATGAGTGAGGTCGAAAAGCTTTGTGACAGGGTTGCAATAATACACAAAGGAAAGCTTGTTGCAATTGGCACAATTGATGAGATAAAGCAAAGATTTTCTGGTGCAAGCTTTGAAGATGTATTTATTAGATTGGTAGGTGATAACAGATGA
- a CDS encoding ABC transporter permease: MRINMKHVWIVFKKELKDAFRDRKALLVGIVLPMLFIPVIFIISTVAAKSAYEVKLQKTPIAVLGKENSKMLTQMIQKSEFQMVDSKNPKKDLQDGNIKAVLIIPKDFEKLILQEKQVQVKILTNDADMKFSNVGSMLTEMINNLSKEITKRRLIQKNLDPSIIEPIVIKKENVAPPQKQSATFLSFLLPMFLTLWVAVGGMNAAIDITAGEKERGTLEPLLTTAATRTSLVTGKYLAVSFMALLAGFSSLVGVIVSFIALPNVLGSALKNGPILDYKVSPLTILIMLIVVILTAIIFAAIEVAIAAYARSFKEGQTYLSPISIIVVIPPYLTMYKMPNELTSTYFVLPLVNAISILKELIYDIINLQHLALFVVSSLVYIAISISFASKMFENEKVLFRS, translated from the coding sequence ATGAGAATAAATATGAAGCATGTGTGGATTGTGTTTAAAAAAGAGCTCAAAGATGCGTTCAGGGATAGAAAGGCTTTGCTGGTTGGCATAGTTTTGCCAATGCTGTTTATTCCTGTGATATTTATAATTTCCACAGTCGCTGCAAAATCTGCGTATGAAGTAAAACTGCAGAAAACTCCCATTGCGGTACTTGGAAAAGAAAACTCAAAAATGCTAACCCAGATGATTCAAAAATCTGAGTTTCAGATGGTAGATTCCAAAAATCCAAAAAAGGATCTACAAGATGGTAATATAAAAGCAGTGCTAATAATCCCAAAAGATTTCGAAAAGCTAATTCTCCAGGAAAAACAGGTTCAGGTGAAGATTTTGACAAATGACGCTGACATGAAATTTTCAAATGTGGGAAGTATGTTAACTGAAATGATTAACAATCTCTCAAAAGAAATAACAAAAAGAAGACTCATTCAAAAGAATTTAGACCCATCAATCATTGAGCCAATTGTGATAAAGAAAGAAAATGTTGCACCGCCGCAAAAACAGTCTGCAACATTTCTATCTTTTCTGCTACCGATGTTTTTAACACTGTGGGTTGCTGTTGGTGGTATGAACGCTGCAATTGATATCACAGCCGGCGAAAAAGAAAGAGGAACTTTAGAGCCGCTTCTGACAACAGCTGCAACAAGGACATCACTTGTCACAGGAAAGTATTTAGCAGTGAGTTTCATGGCACTTTTGGCCGGTTTTTCTTCTCTTGTAGGAGTAATTGTGTCATTCATTGCGTTACCAAATGTCCTTGGTAGTGCTCTTAAAAACGGTCCTATACTGGATTACAAAGTATCTCCACTCACAATATTGATTATGCTAATTGTGGTAATCTTGACAGCAATAATTTTTGCTGCAATTGAGGTTGCAATTGCAGCATACGCAAGGTCTTTCAAAGAAGGACAGACTTACCTTTCACCTATTAGCATCATTGTTGTAATCCCACCATACCTTACAATGTACAAGATGCCAAATGAGCTTACAAGTACCTATTTTGTCTTGCCACTTGTGAATGCTATTTCCATACTGAAGGAGCTAATTTACGACATTATAAACTTGCAGCACCTTGCACTTTTTGTAGTGTCATCTTTGGTCTACATTGCTATTTCAATAAGTTTTGCATCAAAGATGTTTGAAAATGAAAAGGTGCTGTTTAGAAGCTAA
- the mglC gene encoding galactose/methyl galactoside ABC transporter permease MglC, protein MTSAKRIRQILSQNAIYFILLALIIMIAFINPEFLSWRSFRDILLQSSTRAIIALGMSLVLITGGVDLSAGRAVGLAAVVSASMLQTADYARKFFPNLPQLPLIVPILIAIVITLLFGLLNGIVISRLSLPPFIATLGSMVIIYGANSLYFNLPPNNSQPIGGLRSDFTNLGTGYIGISGEYSIPYIVIIALIVAVVVWVILNKTSMGKSIYAVGGNINAARVSGINVAKVLIFVYAFAGLLYGLAGVLEAARTGGATNNYGNMYELDAIAACVVGGVSTTGGIGTVPGVLAGVLIFSVINYGLTFIGVDPYWQLIIKGLIIVVAVALDIRKYLARR, encoded by the coding sequence ATGACATCGGCAAAGAGAATAAGGCAAATATTGTCACAAAATGCAATTTACTTTATTCTTCTTGCACTCATAATTATGATTGCGTTTATAAATCCTGAGTTTCTGTCATGGAGGTCTTTTAGAGATATATTACTTCAATCTTCGACAAGGGCGATAATTGCCCTTGGTATGAGCTTAGTGTTGATTACCGGTGGTGTTGATTTGTCAGCAGGAAGAGCTGTTGGTTTAGCTGCTGTTGTGTCAGCGTCGATGCTACAAACTGCTGACTATGCAAGAAAGTTCTTCCCAAACCTTCCACAGCTTCCACTGATAGTTCCTATATTAATTGCAATTGTAATTACCTTATTGTTTGGGCTTTTAAATGGTATAGTAATTTCGCGTTTGAGTTTACCACCGTTTATTGCAACTTTAGGTTCAATGGTAATCATCTATGGCGCAAACTCACTGTACTTTAACCTTCCACCGAACAACTCACAGCCAATAGGTGGTTTGAGGTCTGACTTTACAAACTTAGGTACAGGTTATATTGGAATTTCTGGTGAGTATTCAATCCCGTATATTGTTATAATCGCTTTAATTGTAGCAGTAGTTGTGTGGGTAATACTAAACAAAACAAGTATGGGGAAGAGCATCTATGCAGTTGGTGGTAATATCAATGCTGCAAGGGTTTCTGGTATAAATGTTGCAAAGGTATTAATATTTGTATATGCGTTTGCAGGGCTTTTATATGGCTTGGCAGGTGTTTTAGAAGCTGCGAGAACTGGTGGTGCAACAAACAACTATGGTAACATGTATGAGCTTGATGCTATCGCAGCCTGCGTTGTTGGTGGCGTTTCAACAACAGGTGGAATTGGAACAGTGCCTGGTGTTTTGGCAGGTGTTTTGATATTTAGTGTTATAAACTATGGTCTTACATTTATTGGTGTTGATCCATACTGGCAACTGATTATAAAAGGTCTTATCATAGTTGTTGCTGTTGCTCTTGATATAAGAAAGTATTTGGCAAGGAGATAA
- a CDS encoding IS1634 family transposase — MFVKITNAGGYQYVRLVENYRENGKVKQRVLFNFGRLDILKDDPAFKNIVKKLSDIVAETTTENAKAVTIESEEDISDAVVKNWGYIVYRKLWQELEIDKFLKGKAAKERKIKFDVDKVSFLMTIQRLIEPMSKLRTYHQRSKYFGFEEDIDLNQLYRCLDFLDSVKEDLETYLYQRNKDLFKMVVDVVFYDVTTIYFESCRADELKNFGFSKDNKVNEVQVVLGLLVDKEGRPIGYELFPGNTIDSKTMVKILRKLKEKFSIDKIIIVADKGLNSRINLKMIKEAGYDYIVASRLKNASKEILDEVFNEEGYKRLDGKRCLNAEEIYGDEFKYKVLERTNIVKDEEGKEFKIEENLIITYSSKRAKKDKEDRERLVRKAKELLENKGSITALEKKGARKYLKKKSKSEEYVLDEEAIKRDEKFDGYYAIQTSKKDMDVEEVLGAYHDLWKIEQSFRVMKSCLEVRPIYHFTESRIKGHFVICFLAFLLQRTLEYILRRKGKGISSERIMEAIYSMNFFEIEIKGKKYLIKQKIEGEAGDILNVMKIKGPKNFMTYEEGLEFIGISK, encoded by the coding sequence ATGTTTGTCAAAATTACTAATGCTGGCGGTTATCAGTATGTTAGGTTAGTCGAAAATTACCGTGAAAATGGTAAAGTAAAGCAAAGAGTACTATTTAACTTTGGTAGACTTGATATTCTCAAAGATGACCCCGCTTTTAAAAACATTGTAAAAAAACTATCTGATATTGTCGCTGAAACAACTACTGAGAATGCAAAAGCTGTTACTATTGAATCTGAAGAAGATATTTCGGATGCAGTTGTAAAAAACTGGGGATACATTGTATACAGAAAGTTATGGCAGGAGCTTGAAATTGATAAGTTTTTAAAAGGGAAAGCAGCAAAAGAGAGAAAGATAAAATTTGATGTAGACAAAGTAAGTTTTTTAATGACCATACAGAGATTGATAGAGCCAATGAGCAAACTAAGAACTTATCATCAGAGAAGCAAATATTTTGGATTTGAAGAGGATATAGATTTGAATCAATTGTACAGGTGTTTAGATTTTCTTGACAGTGTAAAAGAAGATTTAGAGACATACCTGTATCAGAGAAATAAAGACTTATTTAAGATGGTAGTTGATGTAGTGTTTTATGATGTGACGACAATATACTTTGAGAGTTGTAGAGCGGATGAACTTAAAAATTTTGGGTTTAGCAAAGACAACAAGGTAAATGAAGTGCAAGTTGTATTAGGGCTTTTGGTGGACAAAGAAGGCAGACCGATAGGGTATGAACTTTTTCCTGGTAATACGATAGATAGCAAGACGATGGTAAAGATACTGAGGAAGCTGAAGGAAAAATTTAGTATAGATAAGATAATAATAGTAGCAGACAAAGGGCTTAACAGCAGAATAAATTTAAAGATGATAAAAGAAGCTGGGTACGACTATATAGTAGCAAGCAGATTAAAGAATGCAAGTAAAGAAATTTTAGATGAAGTTTTTAATGAAGAAGGATATAAAAGACTTGATGGCAAAAGATGTTTGAATGCTGAAGAAATTTATGGTGATGAATTCAAATATAAGGTATTGGAAAGAACAAATATTGTCAAGGATGAAGAGGGTAAAGAGTTCAAAATAGAAGAGAATTTGATAATAACGTATTCAAGCAAGAGAGCCAAGAAAGACAAAGAAGACAGAGAGAGATTGGTAAGAAAAGCCAAAGAGCTTTTAGAGAACAAAGGAAGCATAACAGCCTTAGAAAAGAAAGGTGCAAGGAAATATTTGAAGAAGAAATCAAAATCAGAAGAATATGTATTGGATGAGGAAGCGATAAAACGAGATGAGAAATTTGACGGTTATTATGCAATTCAAACGAGCAAAAAGGATATGGATGTAGAAGAGGTTTTAGGAGCATATCACGATTTATGGAAGATAGAACAGTCATTCAGAGTAATGAAAAGCTGTTTAGAAGTGCGACCGATATATCACTTTACAGAAAGCAGAATAAAAGGACATTTTGTGATATGTTTTTTGGCATTTTTACTGCAAAGGACATTGGAATATATTTTGAGGAGAAAAGGTAAAGGAATAAGTAGTGAAAGGATAATGGAAGCAATATATTCAATGAACTTTTTTGAAATAGAGATAAAAGGGAAGAAATATTTGATAAAGCAAAAAATTGAGGGAGAAGCTGGAGATATACTGAATGTAATGAAGATAAAGGGTCCAAAAAACTTCATGACATATGAGGAAGGCTTAGAATTTATTGGTATTAGCAAATGA
- a CDS encoding sugar ABC transporter ATP-binding protein yields MGRPEYILEMNNITKEFPGVKALDNVTVKVKKGTVHALLGENGAGKSTLMKCLFGIYKPDSGEIILDGQHVNIQSPIDAIRLGISMIHQELQPVPQRSVMENIWLGRFPHINAGPFKFVDHRKMYEDTKALLQKLEIDVDPRAIVGQLSVSKIQLIEIAKAVSYNSKVIVMDEPTSSLTENEVEHLFRIIRDLKSKGVSIIYISHKLEEIFEIADEVTIMRDGKVVGSWNISELTPDMMIANMVGRQMSDRFPQKTNKPSEVILRVENLTSIHPRSFKNVSFELRKGEILGIGGLVGSQRTELVEAIFGLRSIKEGKIYIKGKEVTIKSPQDAIKNKIALLTEDRKLTGIIPELNILENTTLASLRKYLNGFRLLNDKRRVIDTENFIKVLKIKTPSYKTQIKNLSGGNQQKVLIARWLLTEPEILLLDEPTRGIDVGAKYEIYNLINQLATEGKSIIMISSEMPELLGMSDRILVMCEGRVSGILDRKDATEEEIMRLATKFSA; encoded by the coding sequence ATGGGAAGACCAGAGTATATTTTAGAGATGAATAACATTACAAAGGAATTTCCAGGTGTTAAAGCACTTGACAATGTCACAGTAAAGGTAAAAAAAGGAACTGTCCATGCACTTTTGGGCGAAAACGGTGCGGGAAAGTCCACCTTAATGAAGTGTCTATTTGGAATTTACAAGCCTGACAGTGGTGAGATCATATTAGATGGTCAGCATGTTAACATCCAAAGTCCGATTGACGCTATAAGACTTGGTATTTCAATGATCCACCAAGAACTTCAGCCGGTCCCTCAGAGAAGTGTGATGGAGAATATATGGCTTGGGAGATTTCCTCACATAAATGCGGGGCCTTTTAAGTTTGTTGACCACAGGAAAATGTACGAAGATACAAAAGCACTTTTGCAAAAGCTTGAGATAGATGTTGACCCAAGAGCGATTGTCGGCCAGCTTTCTGTTTCCAAAATTCAGCTTATTGAGATTGCAAAGGCTGTATCTTACAACTCAAAAGTTATTGTGATGGATGAGCCAACATCGTCTTTGACAGAAAATGAAGTTGAGCACCTTTTTAGGATAATAAGAGACCTAAAATCAAAAGGTGTTTCAATCATATATATCTCTCACAAGCTTGAAGAAATATTTGAGATAGCAGACGAAGTGACAATCATGCGTGATGGTAAAGTGGTTGGTTCATGGAATATATCTGAGCTCACACCTGATATGATGATTGCAAACATGGTTGGGCGTCAGATGTCAGACAGGTTCCCACAAAAGACAAATAAGCCCTCAGAGGTCATTTTAAGAGTTGAGAATTTGACATCTATTCATCCAAGGTCGTTTAAGAATGTTTCATTTGAACTTCGAAAAGGCGAAATTTTAGGAATTGGTGGTCTTGTTGGATCTCAGAGGACAGAGCTGGTTGAGGCTATATTTGGGCTAAGAAGTATCAAGGAGGGCAAGATATATATAAAAGGAAAAGAAGTGACTATAAAAAGTCCACAGGATGCAATTAAAAACAAGATTGCGCTTTTAACAGAGGATAGAAAACTCACAGGAATTATTCCAGAACTTAACATATTAGAAAATACAACATTAGCAAGTCTCAGGAAATATCTAAATGGTTTTAGACTTTTGAATGACAAAAGAAGAGTGATTGACACAGAAAACTTTATTAAGGTTTTGAAAATAAAAACTCCTTCATATAAAACACAGATAAAGAATCTTTCTGGTGGAAACCAGCAAAAAGTATTGATTGCACGTTGGCTTTTGACAGAACCAGAAATTCTTCTTTTAGATGAACCAACAAGGGGAATTGACGTTGGAGCAAAGTATGAGATTTACAATCTCATAAACCAGCTTGCAACAGAGGGAAAGAGCATTATCATGATTTCTTCTGAGATGCCAGAACTTTTAGGAATGTCTGACAGAATCCTTGTCATGTGCGAAGGTAGAGTTTCTGGTATCTTGGATCGAAAGGATGCAACAGAAGAAGAAATCATGCGACTTGCAACAAAATTCTCAGCGTAA